In Coregonus clupeaformis isolate EN_2021a unplaced genomic scaffold, ASM2061545v1 scaf0400, whole genome shotgun sequence, a single genomic region encodes these proteins:
- the LOC121550945 gene encoding ER lumen protein-retaining receptor 3 yields MNIFRLAGDVSHLVAIIILVMKIWRSKSCAGISGRSQVLFALVFTTRYLDLFTSFISIYNTVMKVVFLALAYATVYLIYMRFRSTYDSESDSFRVEFLLVPVAGLSFLENYAFAPLEILWTFSIYLESVAILPQLFMITKTGEAESITTHYLFFLGLYRALYLANWVWRYHTEGFFDQIAVVSGVVQTIFYCDFFYLYVTRVLRGSGKMSLPMPV; encoded by the exons ATGAATATCTTCCGTCTAGCCGGTGACGTGTCCCATCTCGTTGCTATCATCATTCTAGTTATGAAGATATGGAGGTCCAAATCCTGTGCTG GTATTTCTGGGAGGTCTCAGGTGCTTTTTGCATTAGTCTTCACTACAAGATACCTGGACCTGTTCACTAGCTTCATCTCCATCTACAACACAGTTATGAAG GTGGTGTTCCTGGCTTTGGCATATGCCACTGTGTACCTGATCTACATGCGCTTCAGGAGCACCTACGACTCAGAGAGTGACTCATTCCGTGTTGAGTTCCTGCTTGTGCCCGTGGCTGGGCTTTCCTTCCTGGAAAACTATGCATTTGCCCCACTGGAG ATCCTGTGGACCTTCTCCATCTACTTGGAGTCAGTGGCCATCTTGCCCCAGCTCTTCATGATCACCAAGACCGGTGAGGCAGAGTCCATCACCACCCACTACCTGTTCTTCCTGGGTCTCTACCGAGCCCTGTACCTGGCCAACTGGGTGTGGCGCTACCACACAGAGGGCTTCTTTGACCAGATTGCTGTGGTGTCCGGTGTGGTGCAGACTATCTTCTACTGTGACTTCTTCTACCTTTACGTTACCAGGG TGCTCAGAGGAAGTGGAAAGATGTCCCTGCCCATGCCCGTCTAA
- the LOC121550944 gene encoding GTPase IMAP family member 7-like → MANSCGTVEMASLECAASSLAREASPELDSGELRMVLVGKTGAGRSSSGNTILGRQAFRVDISSCSITGQCDRQSGAVAGRNLTVVDTPGFFDTRLSPQEVTAEAGRCVVLSAPGPHSFLVTLQPGRFTQEERDALEWVKATFGPGALRYTVVLFTWGDQLQGKSMEDFLKESQELQEFVSRCQGGYHVFNNSNKITDCTQVTELLEKIDKMVTENGGGCYTNEMYQEAERAIREVQEGILGERRMAPLTQEEDGVKTRPEPQGPEAERMRRREEEERRREDEAARKKAEKLFWCELVSALGKGAAEGAGVTSKGKGKAVKKVKAIERAAALATTPLSITSAAKVVGGAVREGSKVLYKHRKTLLH, encoded by the exons ATGGCTAACTCATGTGGGACAGTGGAGATGGCGTCACTGGAATGTGCTGCCTCGAGTCTGG CACGTGAAGCATCACCGGAGCTGGACAGTGGGGAGCTGAGGATGGTACTGGTGGGGAAGACAGGTGCAGGGAGAAGCTCCTCTGGGAACACCATCCTAGGGAGGCAGGCATTTCGGGTGGACATCTCTTCATGTTCCATAACTGgtcagtgtgacagacagagtgGAGCTGTGGCTGGGAGGAACCTCACTGTGGTCGACACCCCAGGGTTCTTCGACACACGCCTCTCCCCTCAGGAGGTGACAGCTGAGGCAGGCCGCTGTGTGGTGCTGTCTGCCCCTGGCCCCCACTCCTTCCTGGTGACCCTTCAGCCTGGCAGGTTCACTCAGGAGGAGCGGGATGCCCTGGAGTGGGTCAAGGCCACCTTCGGACCAGGAGCCCTCAGATACACAGTAGTACTGTTCACCTGGGGTGACCAGCTTCAGGGGAAAAGCATGGAAGACTTCCTGAAGGAGAGCCAGGAGCTCCAGGAGTTTGTGAGTAGATGTCAGGGGGGCTATCATGTCTTTAACAATAGCAACAAGATAACAGACTGCACTCAGGTCACAGAGCTCCTGGAGAAGATAGATAAGATGGTGACAGAGAACGGAGGGGGCTGCTACACCAACGAGATGTACCAGGAAGCAGAGAGAGCCATCAGAGAAGTGCAGGAGGGCATTCTGGGAGAAAGAAGGATGGCTCCATTGACGcaggaggaggatggggtgaAGACAAGGCCAGAGCCGCAGGGACCGGAGGCAGAGCGAATgagaaggagggaagaggaggagaggagaagagaggacgagGCAGCCAGAAAGAAGGCAGAGAAGTTGTTCTGGTGTGAGCTGGTGTCTGCTCTGGGGAAGGGGGCGGCAGAGGGGGCTGGAGTAACAAGCAAAGGGAAAGGGAAAGCAGTGAAAAAGGTTAAGGCGATAGAGAGGGCAGCAGCTTTGGCTACCACACCGCTGTCAATCACATCAGCTGCCAAAGTGGTGGGAGGAGCTGTGAGAGAGGGAAGTAAAGTGCTTTACAAACACCGCAAAACCCTCCTACACTGA